The following coding sequences lie in one Flavobacterium sp. 20NA77.7 genomic window:
- a CDS encoding bacteriorhodopsin-like: MKNLVLISKMLPDDYIGFTFFVGCMAMMAASAFFFLSLNQFDKKWRTSVLVSGLITFIAAVHYFYMKEYWAVVGESPTFFRYVDWILTVPLMCVEFYLILKVAGAKTDLLWKMIALSVIMLVTGYLGETVFSESAALWGGISGIAYFIIVYEIWLGSASKLATAAGGNVLKSHKILCWFVLVGWAIYPLGYMLGTDGWYTSILGKGSVDIAYNIADAINKIGFGLVIYNLAVQSQKE, translated from the coding sequence ATGAAAAATTTAGTATTAATTTCAAAAATGCTACCAGATGATTACATCGGGTTTACATTTTTTGTAGGATGCATGGCAATGATGGCTGCGTCTGCATTTTTCTTTCTTTCGTTAAACCAATTTGACAAAAAATGGCGTACCTCGGTACTCGTTTCAGGTTTAATTACATTCATTGCTGCAGTACATTATTTTTACATGAAAGAATATTGGGCTGTAGTAGGTGAATCTCCAACATTTTTTAGATACGTAGATTGGATTTTAACAGTGCCATTAATGTGTGTTGAATTCTATTTAATTTTAAAAGTAGCTGGAGCAAAAACAGATTTATTATGGAAAATGATTGCTTTATCTGTAATTATGCTTGTAACAGGTTATTTAGGAGAAACTGTATTCTCTGAATCAGCTGCATTATGGGGTGGTATTTCAGGTATTGCTTACTTCATTATTGTATATGAAATTTGGCTAGGCTCTGCATCTAAACTTGCAACTGCTGCTGGAGGAAATGTATTAAAATCACACAAAATTTTATGCTGGTTCGTATTAGTAGGTTGGGCAATCTATCCATTAGGATACATGTTAGGTACTGATGGCTGGTATACAAGTATATTAGGAAAAGGTAGCGTAGATATCGCCTACAACATTGCTGATGCCATAAACAAAATTGGTTTTGGATTAGTAATTTACAATTTAGCTGTTCAGTCTCAAAAAGAATAG